In a single window of the Papaver somniferum cultivar HN1 chromosome 8, ASM357369v1, whole genome shotgun sequence genome:
- the LOC113301571 gene encoding probable lysophospholipase BODYGUARD 3, which produces MGSLSKTRRILGIVGSVLNEVISFIVFSFLDILDVLLCVIYKVFDFFIEAEWKPCYCSSTKEVITNINSHGKILVSEKGESKIVSLCSTTLQLDDISDTLYTRSSLVSDISKTTVKELKKLKKVDHDHKRNTIKYSSRSERIVNKNGGSVRSTFTINSTIVEMLQEKIGGSQAHPIPRWSDCDCKTCNSWSSGFSKETLFVKAQGPKDHAKEDVLFIHGFISSSSFWTETLFPNFSDVTKSSYRLLAVDLLGFGRSPKPTDSLYTLRDHIDMIERSVIEPYKVKSFHIVAHSLGCILALALAVKYPGSVKSLTLLAPPYFPVPKGENPTQYVLRRVAPRRVWPMIAFGSSIAAWYEHISRTICLLICKNHRCWEFLTKLITRNRMKTYLIEGFMCHTHNAAWHTLHNIICGTAGKLESYLDAVNNQLKCDVNIFHGLDDELLPVECSLAVQTRIPRANVKVIEKKDHITIVVGRQQSFARDLEDIWKKTSG; this is translated from the exons aTGGGTTCATTATCAAAGACGAGAAGAATATTAGGAATAGTGGGTAGTGTTCTAAATGAAGTTATAAGTTTTATAGTATTTTCATTTCTTGATATTCTGGACGTACTTCTTTGTGTAATTTACAaagtttttgatttcttcatcgaAGCAGAATGGAAACCATGTTATTGTTCGTCGACTAAAGAAGTCATTACAAATATTAATAGTCATGGTAAGATCTTAGTATCTGAAAAAGGTGAATCGAAGATTGTTTCGCTATGTTCAACTACATTACAGCTAGATGATATCTCGGATACGCTATATACAAGATCTTCATTAGTTTCTGATATCTCTAAAACAACTGTTAAAGAactgaaaaagttgaagaaagtTGATCATGATCATAAGAGAAATACTATAAAGTACTCTAGCAGATCAGAAAGAATAGTTAACAAGAATGGTGGTTCTGTTAGATCGACATTCACGATAAATTCGACAATTGTTGAAATGCTTCAGGAGAAGATTGGAGGGTCTCAAGCTCACCCTATTCCTAGATGGTCAGACTGTGATTGTAAAACGTGCAATTCTTGGTCTTCTGGCTTCTCTAAAGAAACACTATTTGTGAAAGCTCAGGGACCCAAAG ATCATGCAAAAGAAGATGTGTTATTCATTCATGGATTCATTTCATCGTCGTCATTTTGGACTGAAACACTATTCCCTAACTTTTCCGACGTTACAAAATCATCGTACCGACTACTGGCCGTTGATCTTCTAGGATTCGGAAGAAGTCCTAAACCCACGGATTCATTATATACTCTACGAGATCATATCGATATGATTGAACGGTCCGTTATAGAGCCTTACAAAGTCAAGTCGTTCCACATTGTGGCTCATTCCTTGGGATGCATTTTAGCCCTTGCACTTGCAGTAAAATACCCTGGCTCTGTTAAATCTCTCACCTTACTTGCTCCT CCATATTTCCCAGTGCCTAAAGGAGAAAACCCGACGCAGTATGTTTTACGTAGGGTGGCACCACGACGTGTATGGCCGATGATTGCATTTGGATCATCTATCGCTGCTTGGTACGAGCACATTAGTCGTACTATTTGCTTACTGATTTGCAAGAATCATCGATGCTGGGAATTTCTCACCAAACTTATCACCAGAAACAG GATGAAGACATATTTGATTGAAGGATTTATGTGTCACACACATAATGCAGCTTGGCATACCTTACACAACATCATCTGTGGGACTGCCGGAAAACTCGAAAGCTACTTGGACGCAGTTAACAACCAGTTAAAGTGCGACGTCAACATTTTTCATGGGTTGGATGATGAGCTTTTACCTGTCGAGTGTAGCTTAGCAGTCCAAACTAGAATTCCTCGAGCTAATGTGAAGGTGATAGAGAAGAAGGATCATATCACAATCGTTGTTGGAAGACAACAATCTTTCGCTAGAGATCTCGAGGATATTTGGAAGAAGACGAGTGGCTAA